GCTCAAAGGATAGGGACGTGCCTTATGAACATATGAGAAGGAaggaacccaaaaatatctaagggagaattgttaccaccgcattaaatgcactgcagctacttttctggttgcatttatgtggaaaagacTCCTGAATAGTGCTGTTTTGATTACCACAACTCACAGGAAACCAAAGAATGTGTCTGGTGAGACAGACACTCAAGTAATggctcaaatgatcaacaagtgtaggatgatgatgatgatcccAAAGGAGTTATATAATGTGTGAGACCCTCTTTAAGAAAAGGATCGAAAAATTCATCAGAGAGAACATAGTAACAATCTAAATTGCACTTGTACCCAATTgtgatcaatttataaaaagagACCTCCTTGAACTATAAGTCCATTGATATCAGAATCTcttatttgtatttgattatCATTTAATTTAGTACTAGCCGTTATCCAACTCACTAAGGCCTAGTtttttgacccactctctacaaatttattgtactgagCTCATTAGGCCAAAATCATACAACTTAGGCTTGGCTACGAAACGGGTCCTTATAGTGCACATGCTATTATTCTccatataaattaataatttcaatatATGTTAAATACGATTAACATGCTTAGAATCGTAACTAATTAAGTAACTAATTAACTAAAtacctaacttttttttattgctaaaaaaaaatccctaactaactaaatacaaccttacaacaattattatcaaTAGGGTTCCTTCACCACTATTCAATAAAACTCTTGCtcttgcataaaaaataaaaataaaaaactcttgCTCCAAACTactgtcttctttttttattattgttggaTTAATAATACAAACGGACAATAATTCAataaagcaaagcaaaaaagtGAACATATATAACGGGCCAAAGCAATTTTCATCGGCTCTCTTCAAAGTTCTCCCCTCCGCAAAATAATCAACAAAAGCAGCCGCAGCCAAAGCCAAAGCCGCCGAAACCTCTCATTTTCACTGTACCACTACCAGAACCACcaggtcctctctctctctctctctctctctctctctagatccGTAAGCAAAAGTTACTGATTGTATATAtgtaatttatttgtttaattagtAACGAAAATGTGTGTTAGGCAAATCGATTGGAGCAACCATGTCTATGTGGTCAATTCTACGGCGAAAACTCGCTACCCAACCCTCCTCCACCTCTGCTTTTGTATgttcaaatttttcatttctgattctttttttttaactcaaatttCAAAGCTTTTCCTTAAATTTGTTGTgcgcttaattttttttttaattatttattttataggtttttggACGCTCAACCTCAACGCGTGGTTACTCCACTACCAAAGTGAAAGAGGTTCGTTGAATCAATATTTTCAATGTGTGTTTCTTTATTTGCTTTTTGTGAATTATTATTTGATAGTTAAGATTTGCTGAAAATTTTAAGATCATATTTTTTGTGAATTGTGAATATATATTGATGCGAAAATCGGTGACTTGCTTGCGCTTTAAGCTTTAGCTCTTTGTTATTATCATAAATTGTGTTGTGCTATAAACTGCACAAGAGCTAGGGCCTTTAGCTGATCATTTTGACTTACTACATGTCCCCCTTTCTTTGCCAAGAGTGATGGATTCAGTCAGAGcgattgggtaagaagcaggtGAAGTTATGACATAGTTGTCAGAGTTGTTTGCGAGAGCAGTAGCCAGTTGCAGCTGTCCActctaaattataatattttgcaTAGTTTGAGATTAATATATATGTGATTTCCATGCTGCCAGTTGGAATCAAATAGTAAAATCGCCATTAAAAACTATAGGGTCATTGGCTCCTCTTGATGTTTTCAAGAAAGAAATCCAgagttcaaatcccccctccctcgttgtaactattgattttaaaataaaaaaaaattgataaattagtGAGCTAGTTGAGGTGGACTTTGCAAATTAATGAGGCCCAATTTGTTAATTTCGACACATTAGTGCACTCCACCACCCAACAAGCTACTAATCTGTTAGTTTTTGGCAGATGGTTGGGTGGGTGTTacgaattatttttaaattagtgTGTTGATGGTAAAGAACATCGAAAATTATTCTTTAGTTTAGGGTGGACATCTATATTTAGCTGTaaatattaactattttttgatagcaagtttgatttttttttttttttttttttttgggtcaaaaaaataagaaaaaagcaATGTAGAAGCTTGCTTGTTCTCGATATATTCGTTTCTTGAAATCATGCTTTGCCATCATTCACAATCATAACTTCTTACTGGTTTACTTTACAAACATCTTCACAGGCATTGCTTCTTGGTAGAGGCTCAAAAATTGTGGGCAATGTTGGTCGGAATGGTTTTCTCGGTAATCAAACTATAAACAACTGCTTAGGCATGTCAAGTTCGGATGAAAGATTATTTGGATAACTGAGTGCCTCTTTCGTTAATTCTTTTGCACTACATGTGATTACAGGTTGTCCAGTTAGCTCAAAGCCAGTAAGGTCAGCTACATCTTCCTTGCTTAGAATTTTGCCTAATTCCCCACCCCCCTAGGAATATGTTAAAATGTTAAGAATGTGGGAAAGAAGGAAATGATATGTGCTATGGTTGAAGCTAGTCTGATTTCGTCCTTTGAAATAACTTTACCCTTTCTAATTTCCTTAAAATCTTGGTCTACAGGGAAGCTGTGTCATTTTTTCAAAGAGATTCTCCTATCTATGTACAGAATAGGTCATTTTCTTCTGATAATGGTACAATAACCTTCATGATCTTCTAGAGCCTTTTCTTGATTTTGACGCATGTTATATATCTTATTGAACATTCATTAACTCAAGTAATTCTATGTATGTCTCAAGGTGATCTGGTTGATGCTGTTGTACCCTTCATGGGTGAATCCATAACCGATGGCACTCTAGCAACATTTTTAAAGAGTATGTTGTTCCAGTTTGACTGTGTTTGAATGCCCTTGTTTTAAACCTTATCTTGTGTTCATGTATGTGAATAGATTTTGTGTACATAGATACTTTGAATCTCTCATGTTACCCATTGTTGATAAATTGGGCGCAGAACCTGGTGATCGTGTAGAAATTGATGAACCTATTGCTCAAATAGAAACTGATAAGGTATACCTTCTACAAAGTTATTCTAATATAGTTTTTCCATAGTCTGCACAACCATTTTCAAGGCTTGTGATCCATtctaattcttttatatatctataaaaaTAGGTGACAATTGATGTGGCTAGTCCTGAGGCCGGTGTTATCCAAGAGGTAATCAGATGGAATTCAGTATGCAATGGTTGAAACCTATAATATACTATTAATTTGAATCTCCTTCTTGGATTCATAGGTATTTTGTATTTGTAATGTTGGTCTTCGTAATTCTTTCTGTAGCTTGTTGCCAAAGAAGGTGAAACAGTGGAGCCAGGTACCAAGATAGCTGTTATCTCAAAATCTGGTGAAGGTGTATCAGAATCACACGTTGCTCCATCAGAGGATGTGCCTAGCCAGGCTGCTTCTAAGCCATCtgcaggaaagaaaaaagaagacaaggAAAAGCCTAAAGAAGAAACATCTCTTCCTAAGCCTAAAGCTGAGACTTCTCCTCCTAAGCGTAAAGCTCCTTCTCCACCACCCCCTAAGGCCTTAGCAACAGAACCTCAGCTTCCTCCaaaggaaagggaaagaagAGTAAGTCTTGGGATCTTTTATTATCCTTCTGTTTAGTTTTGAGTTTAGCGGTTCCTTTAAAAGCTTAGAATAGTCTACTTTTGTTGGTCTTCCTTATTCCATTTGTTCCTTTGGTACTTTGTAACTAATATTATTTCAGGTTCCAATGACAAGACTGAGGAAACGTGTTGCAACACGTTTGAAAGACTCTCAGAACACATTTGCTATGCTGACTACATTCAATGAAGTTGATATGTAAGCCTTTTGTCCCTAGCTTTTAATCAATATGGCTGATTTTGGAACTTCATGGACCCAATTACCTGTTCTTTCTACTGAATTAGTCTTTGTAACTAAATTGTCTGTTTTATGGTCAATGCAACTATAAATTTCTTATCAACATAATGCGCTGATATGAAATGCATAACTTGATATTTATTATTCTACCTAAAATGCATCCTTTCCCATATGATATTCGAAATATTATGACATATTGCCTTATGCATTCCCCTTCAACAATGGTGCTATGTGTTTCAGGACTAATCTGATGAAGCTCCGTTCCGAATATAAAGATGCTTTTGTTGAGAAGCACGGGGTGAAGTTAGGTCTTATGTCAGGATTTATTAAAGTATGTCTTACTTATATAAAAAGGGATTTATTAAAGTATGTCTTTGTCATATGTGATTATTCAGTACCTTGAACCTTCTCATGTACAGACGCAAACAGTCTCCATGCATGTTCATAACAATGATCTCCAATGTTGCTTGTCTTGTTCCAGGGTGCAGTAAGTGGGCTCCAGAATCAGCCAATTGTCAATGCTGTCATTGATGGGGATGACATCATCTATAGAGATTATATTGACATCAGTATTGCTGTTGGTACTCCAAAGGTCTGTTACTATTCCAATTATTTCAAGTGGGTAGCAATTTGAGAATGGAGTGTATGGACATGTTTTGGTAATTGAGACAATCCATTGACAGTCTTGGACCTATTTAGGAGGGCTGAGGCTTCAAACtagagttttgttttttttttttttttttttttttttttttttttttttttttgggttgagataTGGCCAACATTAACTCGTAACTTAAGGTTATGATGTTCATATATAAAGGCttatgtataaaattattttttttccgtGATAGAACTAtaggaaaattatattttaaaccctataatttaagggtgtaacaaattaaaccctagagtttcaaaaagtaacaaattaagacccaaaaaaaaaaaagcaaggtTTTTTCAAATTGAGATTACCCAAAAACCATTTAGTCCACAAAAAGGGTGGGGAAGGCTAATTTAGTAATTAAGAAATCATATCAACTTTAGTGGGAAAGActaatttagtaattaatatCATTgcccaattttgaaaaaacctcGCTTGTTCCACTTAAATCTGGAGGTTTGACTTGTCATTTTTTGATACCttagggtttaatttgttacttttgaaattatactgttttaatttgttactttttaaaacctcatgatttgatttgttacttttgaaacTGTAGGGCTTAAAATTAACATTTCCCCAAAATTATTGTGTAACAAAAGAATATTTTGATCCATGTTCATGatacaaaagaaatattttattgcaTATTAGTTGTATAgaaaaggtatttttttttttttttgagatacattttcataaaaaattgacaaaaaaatttagggatttacaaaatattttatctcaACCCTAATTTTGGCTGgtacagaaagaaagaaaaaacaaaatcaagaatCTCCTTCTCATTATAAAATCTTTCAATGCTATTTTGAGTAACTTCCAATTTGAACTTCcattcttcaaaattttaattgctATAACTACCATCCTAATTTTAGCTTTTTAGAATTGAGTGGgaggggctttttttttttttgagggggaggAGTCCGTAATGGTGCTGAGCCATAGATTAAGTTTGCATCTTAGCACAATGGTTGGTGTGATGTGGAGACAAAATGGTaataaaaaagatgaaataGTAATGAGATCATGTGTGCctactttttaaaattagacAGAAAAAATGAAGCTCATTACAGTGATTTAGATTGCATCTTAGCATAACTCTTTATTAGTTGGTTAtatgtttcttttcattttattttttaaatcttggaTTAATGGTATCtgtacaaaattacaaatattcaATCTGCCCTCACTGCCACATCAAGTTGCATTATGCTGGTTATATCTAAATTGGTTGCTTCCACTGAGTTTTTGTAGGGCCTTGTTGTTCCGGTTCTCCGCAATGCTGATAAAATGAACTTTGCTGAGATTGAGAAGGCGATCAACACCCTTGCAAAGAAGGCAAATGATGGCTCTATATCAATTGATGAGATGGCTGGAGGCTCATTCACGATATCGAATGGTGGTGTCTATGGAAGCCTTTTAAGTACCCCAATCATCAATCCCCCTCAGGTATGATGCTGCATTAACCCCTTCTCCATACATTTTGTTCTGATAATAAGAGGATTTCTCCTCGTGCATCTCTATGCCTGAACAACTTAACTTTCTTATAGACAACCTTGTAAACTCAGCTGAATGCAGGTTTGGCCATctcacacacttttttttaagaacttgTCCACTCTTTCCTGTATTTTCCATAAAGGAAAAATTTAGGAATGAAGAATctatatcaaaatataagaaaaaccACTCTTGGAATAATGTTAGCCATTGTTATTCGCTTTGGTACATTGCTGTCAATAAGATTGGTGGATCTGTTGAAAGGTATGAAAAGAGAGGGATTCAAACCCTTGGTAAACAATAGCCTACAAGGGACAACAGATATATCAGATCTAGGTCCTAGATATTGTGTACTATAGTCATTTTTGAAGTATAAAATTGATGCATGCTTTATAGCAGTTCCTTGGTGACTTTAATTACTCATGAATCTAACTCTTATAGTCTTATTCATTCtgtggtttatttatttatttgctttattGGCAGTCGGCCATCCTGGGCATGCACTCAATTGTGAACCGTCCTATGGTTGTTGGTGGGGAAATTGTTTCGAGGCCAATGATGTACATCGCCCTAACATATGACCATCGACTAATTGATGGAAGAGAGGCCGTCTTCTTCTTACGTCGTATTAAAGATGTCGTGGAGGACCCTCGGAGGTTGCTTCTTGATATTTGAGGATGCCACAGGCAACTTTCTGATACCCCTTTCCTGTGATGTTGTAGTAAGTTTTGGGGACGCATTAGAGAATAAGGATTTAACATCCTTAAATTGACTTTAATGGGGGATTTTTCAGTTGTGACCCGTCAGCATTCAATACCGGCGTGGCGTATATGAGACTTGTTATATTGTATTCCTTGTTCGAGTTTAAGCTTCTTGATTAGAGCCTGGCATCTTTCTTCCCTCGTGCATTGTAGTATTTTACCCTTCGTACAACATTGGTTGTAACCTCCTTTACCCACAccctccttttttctttttcttttttacttttaaaatctaaactacaaaaaaataatggaaacgAGTAAATTCGAGTAGTCAACTTGAAAGATGGCTTACAATTAACTTGATTTCTTTCTATGCTTGCTATTGCGTTAATTTCTGGCTGCATAAATGTCTTTATACACTAACATCTCAGACATTTCATAGGTGAGTGCCACATAGCTCGATTCAACTACAAAAGTATTGGAATCAACTGCACTAATCTGAGCGTCAATCTAACTGAAAAAGTTTGTTGAATACATCCATACTTTTCAGACTCTTTGTTCTTTGTGACTGATATTTTGTGACAAATGTTCATGTGGAAGGTTAATGAACTGCGGTAATAAGATTGGCTTTAAATTTTGAATCTCCTAGGACACTATGTGAGCCAGTGAATGCATTAAGAGTTAAATCTGACCAATATTGGCTTTAAATTTTGAATCTCCTAGGACACTATGTAAGCCAGTGAATGCATTAAGAGTTAAATCTGACCAAGAATTCACATTTCATAGGACCTAGGGATGAGAGTCTAGTGGTCAAGTACCTGGTTAAGCACCTCGTCTGTTGCCTTAGCCTTAGCACTCGAGTACGAGTTGTGCGGGATACGGTGGAAAGTGTCTTGTTACAGTGGGGCTTAACTCGTTACGGTGCGGGATATGGGATTTAACTCGTTACAGTGGAAAGTGACTTGTTTCCAAAA
The Quercus lobata isolate SW786 chromosome 10, ValleyOak3.0 Primary Assembly, whole genome shotgun sequence DNA segment above includes these coding regions:
- the LOC115965297 gene encoding dihydrolipoyllysine-residue succinyltransferase component of 2-oxoglutarate dehydrogenase complex 2, mitochondrial-like, coding for MSMWSILRRKLATQPSSTSAFVFGRSTSTRGYSTTKVKEALLLGRGSKIVGNVGRNGFLGCPVSSKPVREAVSFFQRDSPIYVQNRSFSSDNGDLVDAVVPFMGESITDGTLATFLKKPGDRVEIDEPIAQIETDKVTIDVASPEAGVIQELVAKEGETVEPGTKIAVISKSGEGVSESHVAPSEDVPSQAASKPSAGKKKEDKEKPKEETSLPKPKAETSPPKRKAPSPPPPKALATEPQLPPKERERRVPMTRLRKRVATRLKDSQNTFAMLTTFNEVDMTNLMKLRSEYKDAFVEKHGVKLGLMSGFIKGAVSGLQNQPIVNAVIDGDDIIYRDYIDISIAVGTPKGLVVPVLRNADKMNFAEIEKAINTLAKKANDGSISIDEMAGGSFTISNGGVYGSLLSTPIINPPQSAILGMHSIVNRPMVVGGEIVSRPMMYIALTYDHRLIDGREAVFFLRRIKDVVEDPRRLLLDI